Below is a window of Synechococcus sp. PCC 7335 DNA.
CGTTTGATCAGCCGTTTGATTAGCCGTTCGATCAGCCGTTTGGTTAGCCGTCTGAGTCTGAACCACCGAGCCTGCTGTGGCTGAGCCCACTGCCCCTAGCGCCGCTTTTTTGATTAGCTTTCTACGCCGCATAGCCTAAGCGTCCTCTGTCGTTTGAAACGCAAACTGACTAAAGCTCAAAGAACTCACTCGATTCCAAGCGTATAGCCGATCTCTAAACGTCTGCCAGCCTGCGTAGACCTCACTAAACTTTTGATCGTCTGCGGCAATCTCTGCATACATTTCAAAGGCAGTCCGGCGACAGGTTTCTAAAATCTCTTGGCTAAACGGTAGCGTCTGCGTTCCGCCAAGTCGAAAGCGCTCTAGGGCTTCTCCGTTGTTAGCATTGTAGAGCGCTAGCGTCGCTAAATTGGCCTCCGCTGCTGCCGTTTTGAAGATGGCTTGATAGGCTAGCGGCAGCGCATCCCACCGTTTTCTGTTGACTAGCGTCGCAAAGCTTGTCCCCGGCTCCCACCAGCCAGGATAGTAATAGTAGGGCGCTGCTTTTTGCAGTCCGAGCGTGCGATCATCACTTGGTCCAATCCACTCCACCGCATCGATGGCACCTTCTAATAGGGAAGGAACGATATCTTGAGCAGACAGACTCTTGATGTCTGCGCCTAATCGGCTGAGTACCCTACCCCCTAACCCCGGTACCCGCATCTTTAGCCCTTCAAATTCGGCCACAGATTCTATCTGCTGACGAAACCAGCCTCCCATCTGCCCAGTGGTATTGCCCGCTGGAAACCAGACTAGATCAAAAGGCGTTAGGATCTTTTGAATCGCTTCTATGCCGCTACCGCTATAGAGCCAGGCGTTCTGCTGCTGTGCGCTGAGCCCAAAAGGAACAGACGTTCCTAAAGCTAGCGCCGGACTTTTATCTAGAAAATAGTAGAGCGCAGTGTGACAGCACTCCACGCGATCATCTGACACAGCGTCAAACACCTCTAGCGGCGGGGCTAGCTCTCCACCTTCGTACGGGGTAATCGTGAAGCGGCCGAAGGTCATATCGCTGACCTGCTGACACAAGATATCAACCCCGGCAAACACGTTGAGGAATCTAGGCCAGCTCGTTGCCATGCGCCAGTTGACAACGGGCTGATCGGCGACAGGCGCTACCGTCATCGGCTGGCGAGAACTACAGGCAGCGGCGGTACTAGCTAGACTAACGGCGGAGGTTTTTAGTAGCGTTCGTCGTTTCATATATTTTTTAGGTGAGCAGCAGCCGTTCGATAGAGTGATTCCAGGTCGATTTGTTTGGGTAAGTTGTTGTGACTTGTGGCGATCGCCAGCAGCATGACATGCATATTGTCAGAAGAGGTTATGTAAGGAAAGTGAATATCCGCATGCGCATCAATCCACATCCAAGCCTAGTCGCCGAGTGGAAACGCTTGCTTTATCCCGGTGATCGTGCCAGCCGAAAAGGAACAAATTCTTCAAACGAATGGTCGCTGCCATCAGCATCGAACAGCGCATAGATCCGCTCGAATTCACTTTGCTGCGGTGAAAAAGTTGTTGTTGACATTCGAAATGCTCACTTCATCGAGGTATCTACGCTTTCTCTAGCCATCTTCCAATCGAGAGGACCACCTTGGTTTTCCTGCAAGTTATTCCTGCATTCCGGCGTACAGCAGGCGGGTAAATAGCCTTGCGCCGTCGTCTTGCTTTAGCTCAGCATAGGAAGGGGGCTCTCGCCGTCCAATGGCTCGCAGATCCGACAGCAGCTCTGGGTGAAACTGACAGGTAAACGAGCGCCGAACTTTCTTGGTTTCAAAGTCTTTATAGTTGATACAGGTGGCTGAGCATTCAGTCACAATGTTGCCTGCTTCAGCGGTTGAACACAAAATTTCAACTGCGTCCGGTAGCCGAATTAGCCAAGAGAGCGGACTATTGGCAACGATGTGGCGACAGGGAATCAGCACATTGTGAATTAGCCGATAGGCCCAGTTTGCAAACAGAATCGCTTCTTCGTTGACTTCATCCGAGTGGAACATGGCAATGTTTAGCTCATGCTCGTATTTAATTGAGGTGTCGATCACCCCTTCGTGCTCGTCGGCGGTAATCTCGTGAGCGGCGATGAGTTCTTCGGGAATGCCGGAGGCTAGCTCTGGTGATCCGTAGCTTAGTAGCTGGCGATCGCCAACTTCCTTGGATTCGTTTTCAGCCACCGCAAACTCAGTATCAGCCCAGCCATTGGCGACAACACGACCATTGCGCTTACGAATTTCTAGCGACTGACCCACCGACTGAATCTTCTGAGCAATCCTCCAAAGTGATTGCAGTGCTTGATTGTTCTTGTCCTGGGACAGCGCCTTTGTTTCTAAAATCTCGCGAACGGCCCGGCGAATTAATTGAATATGCGCTTGGGCAGCTAGCTGATGGCCCAAACAGATGAACAGAGCTGGTGCACTCGTCGGGCTTCTAGCCAGCAAAATCTCTTCTGTTAGCAGCAGCAGCTCATGGTGTGAGCAGTTCGCACTGTCGAAGCTCGGGGCGTCGCGCACAGAAGCATTGCCACCCTCGACGATGATGGCAATGCCTGAGCTGATCAGCGGTACCAGCTTTGACAGCTTTGGTAATCCCGAAGCCCACAGCGGAAACAAAACAGAGTCGCAGTCGGCAACTTTTTGGGTGATGTAGGCGGCGTTAAGCGAGGCGCGAACGGGCTCACCTAGCGGATTGTGGCCAACATGCTCCCAGGGTTCGACGATAGCGATCGCATTGCGAAAAAGCTGCGGCTGCGCCAGCAAAACCTCTAACACCTCTGCCGAGTCAATCACCTTTTCTAGAGGTTGACCCTGCCCCCATTCAAACGCCGAATTGTGTTCTAGCACAGACCGCTCTGCCAGTGGATTAGGCGAATGGCGATCGGCTAGAAATCGGCCCAACAGAATATGAATTGATTCAAACTCCGACCCACCTGCGCTCAGATAGCCTGGGCGCGATCGCCACTGCGGCACAAGCTGGTCAAAAGATTCGGATAGCATCGGAGAAATTTCAGGAAAGGAGGGTTTGGCCATAGTAGCGCGAATAGTATCCCCAAATAACGCTTGAGAAAAGGTGTAAAAGTGCTGTTAAAAAACGAAAAAGTGCGAAAAGTGCTATGAATTATTGACGATGTTTGCTAAAGATACTGGAAATGATTTTGACGACTTGCATCCGTTAGAGCCTATTGTTCGTACTAAAGATATTTGCTGGTTTCAAGTGCATCAAAAGCTAACTAAAAGAAGGTAAAAAGTATTATTACTTTTCTTCAACTGGCGCTTACAATTAGTGCTGAAAGTGACTTATTTAGGTGTAGTTTTATATATCTACTGTCCTTACTTTTTATATGCATAGTGGAAATCTTTAGAGGCTGGCAACTACCATGAAGAAAGCACTACAGTAGCGCTTACAGCTTGCTCTTCTATCCTTTTTCGTTTCTATGCTTGTCAACGACTCTCGTCCTACCGTAGAAGCGCACGTTCTTTCTGTTGTCCGTTTAGTAGAACTTTGTGCTAGTGGGATTCCTAGCAACAATGAATTTAAGTACAAAGCTAACGTTCGCGTCACCTGCTCTGGCACTGAACAGTCCAATACGCAGCTAATGACTCGTTTACAGCCAAGCTGGTTAGTCGATATTGCTCATCCTAGTAATTGTTTATTCACGGTTACTCTGTTCTATCGTCAGGGTGGGCTAGGTCAGCCCTGGCATGAAGCAGGCAGCATTAAGGTGACAACAGCGGATTTGTTTGACAAGCAGCGTAGCGTTGAGATCTCACGGCCAGTTGCGACTTGGCCAGCAGCACCTGAGCTGATGCTAAACGCAAGGTTCACCTGTAGCGATCACACTTCGCAATCCGGTGAAGCTGTTTCGCTCAGCTTAGCTGGGACGCGAGCCAACGCTAGTCGTAGACCTACTTCTTTGGCGCTAGTGAGTGATGATTCTATAGAACTGCCAGAAGCCATCCCGCTGACCTACTCAGAAGCCGTCATCGTAAAGGACGTATGGAACAAGCTCAGAGCTTGGAAAGAGCTACAGATGGAGACTTTTTTCAAGCGGCTGCTACTTGAAGTACCCGAGCTGGACTATATATTCGGTGAAGCCTTTGAAAGCATACCAGACTACTTTTTTGAGATGTTTGACTGCTGTGTGCGTGAGCTGTGTCCGCATACCGAAAACGTGGTTTGGGAACCAATGATGGGGGTGCCGCCTGAGAAGGGGGACGCTTTCGATACAGTCGCTGACTACGGCGCACTCTTTGCCGATATTGGTATGCAGCCTCAGCATTGGCTAAGGGCGCGGCAAGTGTGGATGTGGATGCTGCCGCAAATTCCCTATCTAGAAGAATACGACCGCGAGGATCTAGCCAAAGGTAACAAGTCTGCGCTGTGCAAGTTTTTTAATACGCATGTGATTGGTGGAATGGTGGCGGCACGTGATCGTTACGACTCTGCCTTACCGCCAGCCTTGGTTCAGAAGATGGCCGATTCTTGGCAGTACTTTGCGCCTCGAAAGAATGAGATGGGTGTAGAGTTCTACCAAACTTTATTTGAAAGATATCCGCAAGTGCTGCCGATCTTCGGTCGAGCCGATATGGACTATCTATCTACTCATCTATTTCAGTCTCTAGAGTTTATCTTTCTTTGCTTGGCAGAGGGTAGCACTGAGCGGCTGATGAAAGAGCTACGACATCTAGGTCGACTACATGGAAATGCGGGTGTGCCTTCTTTTGCCTATGGGGCTATCTCAGAAGTCATGATTTCGATGTTTGAGAAGTACGTACCCGGCTTTGACGAGCAACTTAAGGAGGCGTGGCAGGTGCTAATTGCGCGGGTTA
It encodes the following:
- a CDS encoding TRAP transporter substrate-binding protein, which gives rise to MKRRTLLKTSAVSLASTAAACSSRQPMTVAPVADQPVVNWRMATSWPRFLNVFAGVDILCQQVSDMTFGRFTITPYEGGELAPPLEVFDAVSDDRVECCHTALYYFLDKSPALALGTSVPFGLSAQQQNAWLYSGSGIEAIQKILTPFDLVWFPAGNTTGQMGGWFRQQIESVAEFEGLKMRVPGLGGRVLSRLGADIKSLSAQDIVPSLLEGAIDAVEWIGPSDDRTLGLQKAAPYYYYPGWWEPGTSFATLVNRKRWDALPLAYQAIFKTAAAEANLATLALYNANNGEALERFRLGGTQTLPFSQEILETCRRTAFEMYAEIAADDQKFSEVYAGWQTFRDRLYAWNRVSSLSFSQFAFQTTEDA